One part of the Magallana gigas chromosome 5, xbMagGiga1.1, whole genome shotgun sequence genome encodes these proteins:
- the LOC105325140 gene encoding myoneurin isoform X3 has translation MSYQKVYMNQIYSSSIMRQVAQMWKNQLLCDAVIKTGNIQTKAHRLVLIAACPMLQDRENASVGSHLEVRLNSDISEAAVNTFLQYLYEGYMMLTEENCREVEKIAKMLHVDSVTKCCSDFQKCMNAKRGYSSYQGLNFDLQDSVDFRFVYTTDLQKMAPDSQNKRQFDDVNMTGPASKRPRSQPFSSLAANRPDDHMSMNDSYSRSHDQGAARGQNEGVIDISEESVELVNVGPAARDPDGWPVNTDLPPLKTSSSVSVAHQQGGNSDIQIIDVQSIRRDQQNTFGRMEDSRSDTLGAGTSSGLSERHSHIPSTVRHMEDSNKYMSSTTARENIVRSLPLSSSPPKSVQKQRIGTEDIHRSFALGSAVAAASDHGPFSIPSSSSYKSADIAHNLYEKTHNSDTNSTNRVSSNKSAEEQSRPAPSPEPIIVKLEDETTESESIELYIQNPSNDSFSQDPGGDSLGEFDPDLSNDDSMSMEHGQPNSSMDDQSQGMKGRREVRSPFKQYCASFQCKKCGNSFSNAESLVKHLREVEKKRYVKVCNCGEVFFLMRTYRYHLQVKHGVVTSCPQCSICGSYFQDNYNLNRHMMTHRSAFMCNNCGEMCKNQTGLALHLRYCKSQTQDDTSSDCADRKLQ, from the exons CATTCAAACAAAG GCTCATAGACTGGTGTTAATTGCTGCCTGTCCAATGTTACAAGACAGAGAGAACGCTTCCGTGGGTTCACATTTAGAGGTGCGTCTTAATTCCGACATCAGTGAGGCAGCAGTGAATACTTTTTTGCAGTATCTCTATGAAGGATACATGATGTTAACAGAAGAAAACTGCAGAGAAGTGGAGAAAATTGCAAAGATGCTTCATGTGGATAGTGTAACAAAATGTTGTTCTGACTTTCAAAAATGCATGAATGCAAAGAGAGGTTACAGCTCATACCAAGGACTCAACTTTGATTTACAAGACAGTGTCGATTTTCGATTTGTCTATACAACAGATTTGCAAAAAATGGCTCCAGATTCTCAAAACAAGAGACAGTTTGATGATGTGAACATGACAGGTCCCGCCTCAAAACGACCTAGATCACAACCTTTTTCCAGTCTTGCAGCAAATCGACCAGATGATCACATGTCTATGAATGACAGCTACAGTAGATCACATGACCAAGGTGCTGCTAGAGGTCAGAATGAAGGAGTGATTGACATTAGTGAAGAAAGTGTGGAGCTTGTGAACGTTGGACCAGCAGCTCGAGATCCAGATGGATGGCCTGTTAATACAGACTTGCCACCACTGAAAACAAGCTCTTCTGTGTCAGTGGCCCATCAGCAGGGAGGTAACTCTGACATACAGATCATTGATGTACAGTCAATTAGGAGAGACCAGCAGAATACATTTGGCAGAATGGAGGACTCTAGAAGTGACACTCTGGGGGCGGGGACCTCCTCGGGTTTATCAGAGAGACATAGTCATATACCAAGTACTGTGAGGCATATGGAAGATTCCAACAAGTACATGTCATCAACCACTGCCAGAGAAAACATTGTCAGATCATTACCATTAAGCTCTAGTCCACCAAAAAGTGTTCAGAAACAGCGAATAGGAACAGAAGATATACACAGATCATTTGCTTTAGGTTCAGCAGTGGCAGCAGCATCTGATCATGGGCCTTTTTCCATACCATCTAGCTCAAGTTATAAATCTGCAGATATTGCTCACAATTTGTATGAAAAGACACATAACTCTGATACAAATAGCACCAACAGAGTCAGCTCAAATAAGTCTGCAGAGGAACAAAG CAGACCTGCACCATCTCCAGAGCCCATTATTGTGAAGTTGGAAGATGAGACCACAGAATCAGAAAGCATTGAACTTTATATCCAGAATCCATCCAATGATTCCTTTAGCCAAGATCCAGGCGGGGATAGCCTTGGAGAATTCGATCCGGATCTATCCAACGATGACAGCATGAGTATGGAGCATGGACAGCCTAATTCTTCAATGGATGACCAATCACAAG GGATGAAGGGGAGAAGAGAAGTCAGATCGCCTTTTAAACAGTATTGTGCCTCATTCCAGTGTAAAAAATGCGGCAATTCTTTCTCCAACGCCGAGTCGCTTGTAAAACATCTTAGAGAAGTCGAAAAGAAAAGATATGTTAAAGTCTGCAACTGTGGAGAGGTCTTTTTCTTGATGAGAACTTATCGGTATCATTTGCAAGTCAAACACGGAGTTGTCACAAGCTGTCCCCAATGTTCAATTTGTGGGAGTTATTTCCAAGACAATTACAATCTCAACCGTCATATGATGACCCATCGCTCTGCTTTCATGTGTAATAATTGTGGTGAGATGTGCAAGAATCAAACGGGTCTTGCTCTCCACCTAAGATATTGCAAATCTCAGACTCAGGACGATACCAGTAGTGACTGTGCAGACAGAAAGTTACAATAA
- the LOC105325140 gene encoding zinc finger and BTB domain-containing protein 49 isoform X4: MSYQKVYMNQIYSSSIMRQVAQMWKNQLLCDAVIKTGNIQTKAHRLVLIAACPMLQDRENASVGSHLEVRLNSDISEAAVNTFLQYLYEGYMMLTEENCREVEKIAKMLHVDSVTKCCSDFQKCMNAKRGYSSYQGLNFDLQDSVDFRFVYTTDLQKMAPDSQNKRQFDDVNMTGPASKRPRSQPFSSLAANRPDDHMSMNDSYSRSHDQGAARGQNEGVIDISEESVELVNVGPAARDPDGWPVNTDLPPLKTSSSVSVAHQQGGNSDIQIIDVQSIRRDQQNTFGRMEDSRSDTLGAGTSSGLSERHSHIPSTVRHMEDSNKYMSSTTARENIVRSLPLSSSPPKSVQKQRIGTEDIHRSFALGSAVAAASDHGPFSIPSSSSYKSADIAHNLYEKTHNSDTNSTNRVSSNKSAEEQSRPAPSPEPIIVKLEDETTESESIELYIQNPSNDSFSQDPGGDSLGEFDPDLSNDDSMSMEHGQPNSSMDDQSQVIAITRGLQCRYCQQMFSQLEELSNHLQLDERYQGSIQHCTYCNLCFYSTKVYQNHIFAKHSENRNQCPICGVGVKHTCNFRRHVLSHFVEKPYSCAKCGCCFTRKDSLKKHLKKLHFSKKDKSYIRISVE; encoded by the exons CATTCAAACAAAG GCTCATAGACTGGTGTTAATTGCTGCCTGTCCAATGTTACAAGACAGAGAGAACGCTTCCGTGGGTTCACATTTAGAGGTGCGTCTTAATTCCGACATCAGTGAGGCAGCAGTGAATACTTTTTTGCAGTATCTCTATGAAGGATACATGATGTTAACAGAAGAAAACTGCAGAGAAGTGGAGAAAATTGCAAAGATGCTTCATGTGGATAGTGTAACAAAATGTTGTTCTGACTTTCAAAAATGCATGAATGCAAAGAGAGGTTACAGCTCATACCAAGGACTCAACTTTGATTTACAAGACAGTGTCGATTTTCGATTTGTCTATACAACAGATTTGCAAAAAATGGCTCCAGATTCTCAAAACAAGAGACAGTTTGATGATGTGAACATGACAGGTCCCGCCTCAAAACGACCTAGATCACAACCTTTTTCCAGTCTTGCAGCAAATCGACCAGATGATCACATGTCTATGAATGACAGCTACAGTAGATCACATGACCAAGGTGCTGCTAGAGGTCAGAATGAAGGAGTGATTGACATTAGTGAAGAAAGTGTGGAGCTTGTGAACGTTGGACCAGCAGCTCGAGATCCAGATGGATGGCCTGTTAATACAGACTTGCCACCACTGAAAACAAGCTCTTCTGTGTCAGTGGCCCATCAGCAGGGAGGTAACTCTGACATACAGATCATTGATGTACAGTCAATTAGGAGAGACCAGCAGAATACATTTGGCAGAATGGAGGACTCTAGAAGTGACACTCTGGGGGCGGGGACCTCCTCGGGTTTATCAGAGAGACATAGTCATATACCAAGTACTGTGAGGCATATGGAAGATTCCAACAAGTACATGTCATCAACCACTGCCAGAGAAAACATTGTCAGATCATTACCATTAAGCTCTAGTCCACCAAAAAGTGTTCAGAAACAGCGAATAGGAACAGAAGATATACACAGATCATTTGCTTTAGGTTCAGCAGTGGCAGCAGCATCTGATCATGGGCCTTTTTCCATACCATCTAGCTCAAGTTATAAATCTGCAGATATTGCTCACAATTTGTATGAAAAGACACATAACTCTGATACAAATAGCACCAACAGAGTCAGCTCAAATAAGTCTGCAGAGGAACAAAG CAGACCTGCACCATCTCCAGAGCCCATTATTGTGAAGTTGGAAGATGAGACCACAGAATCAGAAAGCATTGAACTTTATATCCAGAATCCATCCAATGATTCCTTTAGCCAAGATCCAGGCGGGGATAGCCTTGGAGAATTCGATCCGGATCTATCCAACGATGACAGCATGAGTATGGAGCATGGACAGCCTAATTCTTCAATGGATGACCAATCACAAG TAATTGCAATAACCCGGGGACTACAGTGCAGGTATTGCCAACAGATGTTCAGTCAACTAGAAGAGCTGTCAAACCATTTACAACTAGATGAACGCTACCAAGGGAGCATCCAACACTGTACCTATTGTAACTTATGTTTCTACTCTACCAAAGTGTATCAAAATCATATCTTTGCGAAACACTCGGAGAACAGAAACCAGTGTCCGATATGTGGTGTTGGGGTGAAACACACGTGCAACTTCCGCCGGCATGTGTTGAGTCATTTCGTAGAAAAGCCATACAGCTGCGCTAAATGTGGTTGTTGTTTCACTAGAAAGGACAGTTTAAAGAAGCACTTGAAAAAACTACATTTCTCAAAAAAGGACAAAAGTTATATAAGAATATCGGTTGAATAG
- the LOC105325140 gene encoding zinc finger and BTB domain-containing protein 5 isoform X7 — protein sequence MSYQKVYMNQIYSSSIMRQVAQMWKNQLLCDAVIKTGNIQTKAHRLVLIAACPMLQDRENASVGSHLEVRLNSDISEAAVNTFLQYLYEGYMMLTEENCREVEKIAKMLHVDSVTKCCSDFQKCMNAKRGYSSYQGLNFDLQDSVDFRFVYTTDLQKMAPDSQNKRQFDDVNMTGPASKRPRSQPFSSLAANRPDDHMSMNDSYSRSHDQGAARGQNEGVIDISEESVELVNVGPAARDPDGWPVNTDLPPLKTSSSVSVAHQQGGNSDIQIIDVQSIRRDQQNTFGRMEDSRSDTLGAGTSSGLSERHSHIPSTVRHMEDSNKYMSSTTARENIVRSLPLSSSPPKSVQKQRIGTEDIHRSFALGSAVAAASDHGPFSIPSSSSYKSADIAHNLYEKTHNSDTNSTNRVSSNKSAEEQSRPAPSPEPIIVKLEDETTESESIELYIQNPSNDSFSQDPGGDSLGEFDPDLSNDDSMSMEHGQPNSSMDDQSQGTHSSLVVVTQEASVFPIGMPITSNKASSFYCKHCSEWFDCELDLVQHLQAVERLNVCRVCRVCGKYFRSANGHKYHMLMNHNTNKSNFRCQICGRFCQGASFLRKHMRTHDKVKE from the exons CATTCAAACAAAG GCTCATAGACTGGTGTTAATTGCTGCCTGTCCAATGTTACAAGACAGAGAGAACGCTTCCGTGGGTTCACATTTAGAGGTGCGTCTTAATTCCGACATCAGTGAGGCAGCAGTGAATACTTTTTTGCAGTATCTCTATGAAGGATACATGATGTTAACAGAAGAAAACTGCAGAGAAGTGGAGAAAATTGCAAAGATGCTTCATGTGGATAGTGTAACAAAATGTTGTTCTGACTTTCAAAAATGCATGAATGCAAAGAGAGGTTACAGCTCATACCAAGGACTCAACTTTGATTTACAAGACAGTGTCGATTTTCGATTTGTCTATACAACAGATTTGCAAAAAATGGCTCCAGATTCTCAAAACAAGAGACAGTTTGATGATGTGAACATGACAGGTCCCGCCTCAAAACGACCTAGATCACAACCTTTTTCCAGTCTTGCAGCAAATCGACCAGATGATCACATGTCTATGAATGACAGCTACAGTAGATCACATGACCAAGGTGCTGCTAGAGGTCAGAATGAAGGAGTGATTGACATTAGTGAAGAAAGTGTGGAGCTTGTGAACGTTGGACCAGCAGCTCGAGATCCAGATGGATGGCCTGTTAATACAGACTTGCCACCACTGAAAACAAGCTCTTCTGTGTCAGTGGCCCATCAGCAGGGAGGTAACTCTGACATACAGATCATTGATGTACAGTCAATTAGGAGAGACCAGCAGAATACATTTGGCAGAATGGAGGACTCTAGAAGTGACACTCTGGGGGCGGGGACCTCCTCGGGTTTATCAGAGAGACATAGTCATATACCAAGTACTGTGAGGCATATGGAAGATTCCAACAAGTACATGTCATCAACCACTGCCAGAGAAAACATTGTCAGATCATTACCATTAAGCTCTAGTCCACCAAAAAGTGTTCAGAAACAGCGAATAGGAACAGAAGATATACACAGATCATTTGCTTTAGGTTCAGCAGTGGCAGCAGCATCTGATCATGGGCCTTTTTCCATACCATCTAGCTCAAGTTATAAATCTGCAGATATTGCTCACAATTTGTATGAAAAGACACATAACTCTGATACAAATAGCACCAACAGAGTCAGCTCAAATAAGTCTGCAGAGGAACAAAG CAGACCTGCACCATCTCCAGAGCCCATTATTGTGAAGTTGGAAGATGAGACCACAGAATCAGAAAGCATTGAACTTTATATCCAGAATCCATCCAATGATTCCTTTAGCCAAGATCCAGGCGGGGATAGCCTTGGAGAATTCGATCCGGATCTATCCAACGATGACAGCATGAGTATGGAGCATGGACAGCCTAATTCTTCAATGGATGACCAATCACAAG GTACCCATAGTTCCTTGGTTGTTGTTACTCAGGAGGCCTCTGTTTTTCCGATAGGCATGCCTATCACCTCCAATAAAGCGAGTTCTTTCTATTGTAAGCATTGCAGTGAATGGTTTGACTGTGAGCTAGACTTAGTGCAACACCTTCAAGCAGTGGAGAGACTTAATGTTTGCCGTGTGTGTCGAGTCTGTGGCAAATATTTCAGGTCTGCTAACGGCCATAAGTATCACATGTTGATGAACCACAATACCAACAAAAGTAACTTTCGCTGTCAAATTTGTGGACGATTTTGTCAAGGTGCTAGCTTTTTGAGGAAACATATGAGAACTCATGACAAAGTAAAAGAGTGA
- the LOC105325140 gene encoding myoneurin isoform X6, with translation MSYQKVYMNQIYSSSIMRQVAQMWKNQLLCDAVIKTGNIQTKAHRLVLIAACPMLQDRENASVGSHLEVRLNSDISEAAVNTFLQYLYEGYMMLTEENCREVEKIAKMLHVDSVTKCCSDFQKCMNAKRGYSSYQGLNFDLQDSVDFRFVYTTDLQKMAPDSQNKRQFDDVNMTGPASKRPRSQPFSSLAANRPDDHMSMNDSYSRSHDQGAARGQNEGVIDISEESVELVNVGPAARDPDGWPVNTDLPPLKTSSSVSVAHQQGGNSDIQIIDVQSIRRDQQNTFGRMEDSRSDTLGAGTSSGLSERHSHIPSTVRHMEDSNKYMSSTTARENIVRSLPLSSSPPKSVQKQRIGTEDIHRSFALGSAVAAASDHGPFSIPSSSSYKSADIAHNLYEKTHNSDTNSTNRVSSNKSAEEQSRPAPSPEPIIVKLEDETTESESIELYIQNPSNDSFSQDPGGDSLGEFDPDLSNDDSMSMEHGQPNSSMDDQSQDVSSCGLQCRFCKRVFEQFGKLVQHLRVDENYIDVIELCTICCEVFYSSQAHQDHLIRFHLASKNQCPICSVVVKHACNFRRHVASHSMERPFVCSHCKSSFKRKDHLKDHLLKCNRQ, from the exons CATTCAAACAAAG GCTCATAGACTGGTGTTAATTGCTGCCTGTCCAATGTTACAAGACAGAGAGAACGCTTCCGTGGGTTCACATTTAGAGGTGCGTCTTAATTCCGACATCAGTGAGGCAGCAGTGAATACTTTTTTGCAGTATCTCTATGAAGGATACATGATGTTAACAGAAGAAAACTGCAGAGAAGTGGAGAAAATTGCAAAGATGCTTCATGTGGATAGTGTAACAAAATGTTGTTCTGACTTTCAAAAATGCATGAATGCAAAGAGAGGTTACAGCTCATACCAAGGACTCAACTTTGATTTACAAGACAGTGTCGATTTTCGATTTGTCTATACAACAGATTTGCAAAAAATGGCTCCAGATTCTCAAAACAAGAGACAGTTTGATGATGTGAACATGACAGGTCCCGCCTCAAAACGACCTAGATCACAACCTTTTTCCAGTCTTGCAGCAAATCGACCAGATGATCACATGTCTATGAATGACAGCTACAGTAGATCACATGACCAAGGTGCTGCTAGAGGTCAGAATGAAGGAGTGATTGACATTAGTGAAGAAAGTGTGGAGCTTGTGAACGTTGGACCAGCAGCTCGAGATCCAGATGGATGGCCTGTTAATACAGACTTGCCACCACTGAAAACAAGCTCTTCTGTGTCAGTGGCCCATCAGCAGGGAGGTAACTCTGACATACAGATCATTGATGTACAGTCAATTAGGAGAGACCAGCAGAATACATTTGGCAGAATGGAGGACTCTAGAAGTGACACTCTGGGGGCGGGGACCTCCTCGGGTTTATCAGAGAGACATAGTCATATACCAAGTACTGTGAGGCATATGGAAGATTCCAACAAGTACATGTCATCAACCACTGCCAGAGAAAACATTGTCAGATCATTACCATTAAGCTCTAGTCCACCAAAAAGTGTTCAGAAACAGCGAATAGGAACAGAAGATATACACAGATCATTTGCTTTAGGTTCAGCAGTGGCAGCAGCATCTGATCATGGGCCTTTTTCCATACCATCTAGCTCAAGTTATAAATCTGCAGATATTGCTCACAATTTGTATGAAAAGACACATAACTCTGATACAAATAGCACCAACAGAGTCAGCTCAAATAAGTCTGCAGAGGAACAAAG CAGACCTGCACCATCTCCAGAGCCCATTATTGTGAAGTTGGAAGATGAGACCACAGAATCAGAAAGCATTGAACTTTATATCCAGAATCCATCCAATGATTCCTTTAGCCAAGATCCAGGCGGGGATAGCCTTGGAGAATTCGATCCGGATCTATCCAACGATGACAGCATGAGTATGGAGCATGGACAGCCTAATTCTTCAATGGATGACCAATCACAAG ACGTATCATCATGTGGACTGCAATGTCGTTTCTGCAAGAGAGTGTTCGAACAATTCGGCAAGCTTGTCCAACATCTACGGGTAGATGAAAATTACATTGACGTTATAGAATTGTGCACAATTTGTTGTGAAGTGTTCTACTCGTCCCAAGCGCACCAAGATCATTTGATAAGGTTTCACTTGGCGTCCAAAAACCAGTGCCCCATCTGTAGTGTTGTAGTGAAGCACGCGTGTAACTTCCGTCGACATGTGGCGAGTCACTCGATGGAGAGACCTTTTGTCTGCTCGCACTGTAAAAGCAGTTTCAAAAGAAAGGACCATCTAAAAGATCATCTCCTCAAGTGTAACAGACAGTGA
- the LOC105325140 gene encoding myoneurin isoform X5, which yields MSYQKVYMNQIYSSSIMRQVAQMWKNQLLCDAVIKTGNIQTKAHRLVLIAACPMLQDRENASVGSHLEVRLNSDISEAAVNTFLQYLYEGYMMLTEENCREVEKIAKMLHVDSVTKCCSDFQKCMNAKRGYSSYQGLNFDLQDSVDFRFVYTTDLQKMAPDSQNKRQFDDVNMTGPASKRPRSQPFSSLAANRPDDHMSMNDSYSRSHDQGAARGQNEGVIDISEESVELVNVGPAARDPDGWPVNTDLPPLKTSSSVSVAHQQGGNSDIQIIDVQSIRRDQQNTFGRMEDSRSDTLGAGTSSGLSERHSHIPSTVRHMEDSNKYMSSTTARENIVRSLPLSSSPPKSVQKQRIGTEDIHRSFALGSAVAAASDHGPFSIPSSSSYKSADIAHNLYEKTHNSDTNSTNRVSSNKSAEEQSRPAPSPEPIIVKLEDETTESESIELYIQNPSNDSFSQDPGGDSLGEFDPDLSNDDSMSMEHGQPNSSMDDQSQEHNSENWLRCKLCEKTFSSKTDFICHMSLEKHSNESFKICTECQVTIDSASEFLDHVISKHPNNRSECLICGTIVKNKCNYFRHIASHFPEKPYKCGNCGKDFKRKDKMKSHERKCAQR from the exons CATTCAAACAAAG GCTCATAGACTGGTGTTAATTGCTGCCTGTCCAATGTTACAAGACAGAGAGAACGCTTCCGTGGGTTCACATTTAGAGGTGCGTCTTAATTCCGACATCAGTGAGGCAGCAGTGAATACTTTTTTGCAGTATCTCTATGAAGGATACATGATGTTAACAGAAGAAAACTGCAGAGAAGTGGAGAAAATTGCAAAGATGCTTCATGTGGATAGTGTAACAAAATGTTGTTCTGACTTTCAAAAATGCATGAATGCAAAGAGAGGTTACAGCTCATACCAAGGACTCAACTTTGATTTACAAGACAGTGTCGATTTTCGATTTGTCTATACAACAGATTTGCAAAAAATGGCTCCAGATTCTCAAAACAAGAGACAGTTTGATGATGTGAACATGACAGGTCCCGCCTCAAAACGACCTAGATCACAACCTTTTTCCAGTCTTGCAGCAAATCGACCAGATGATCACATGTCTATGAATGACAGCTACAGTAGATCACATGACCAAGGTGCTGCTAGAGGTCAGAATGAAGGAGTGATTGACATTAGTGAAGAAAGTGTGGAGCTTGTGAACGTTGGACCAGCAGCTCGAGATCCAGATGGATGGCCTGTTAATACAGACTTGCCACCACTGAAAACAAGCTCTTCTGTGTCAGTGGCCCATCAGCAGGGAGGTAACTCTGACATACAGATCATTGATGTACAGTCAATTAGGAGAGACCAGCAGAATACATTTGGCAGAATGGAGGACTCTAGAAGTGACACTCTGGGGGCGGGGACCTCCTCGGGTTTATCAGAGAGACATAGTCATATACCAAGTACTGTGAGGCATATGGAAGATTCCAACAAGTACATGTCATCAACCACTGCCAGAGAAAACATTGTCAGATCATTACCATTAAGCTCTAGTCCACCAAAAAGTGTTCAGAAACAGCGAATAGGAACAGAAGATATACACAGATCATTTGCTTTAGGTTCAGCAGTGGCAGCAGCATCTGATCATGGGCCTTTTTCCATACCATCTAGCTCAAGTTATAAATCTGCAGATATTGCTCACAATTTGTATGAAAAGACACATAACTCTGATACAAATAGCACCAACAGAGTCAGCTCAAATAAGTCTGCAGAGGAACAAAG CAGACCTGCACCATCTCCAGAGCCCATTATTGTGAAGTTGGAAGATGAGACCACAGAATCAGAAAGCATTGAACTTTATATCCAGAATCCATCCAATGATTCCTTTAGCCAAGATCCAGGCGGGGATAGCCTTGGAGAATTCGATCCGGATCTATCCAACGATGACAGCATGAGTATGGAGCATGGACAGCCTAATTCTTCAATGGATGACCAATCACAAG AGCACAATTCGGAAAATTGGCTTCGTTGTAAACTCTGCGAGAAAACGTTCAGTTCGAAGACGGATTTTATTTGCCACATGTCACTGGAAAAGCACTCTAAcgaaagttttaaaatctgcaCGGAGTGTCAAGTGACCATTGACTCAGCCTCTGAATTCCTTGATCACGTCATCTCGAAACACCCAAATAATAGGTCGGAATGTCTCATCTGTGGAACAATAGTAAAAAACAAATGCAACTATTTCCGGCATATTGCCAGCCACTTTCCGGAAAAACCCTACAAGTGCGGTAATTGCGGGAAAGATTTCAAAAGGAAAGACAAGATGAAGAGTCATGAACGAAAATGCGCTCAACGTTGA